A stretch of the Tannerella serpentiformis genome encodes the following:
- a CDS encoding DEAD/DEAH box helicase has protein sequence MDVYARYSPAIRDYIYRSGWDTLRAVQSAAGDVLFGTDAHLLLCASTASGKTEAALFPIITLMQEQPPTSIGCLYIAPLKALINDQFLRLNDVCAECNIPVWHWHGDVSDREKKRLMRRPSGILQITPESLEAMLFNRHAHVASLFGDLRFIVIDEIHAFLRGDRGGQALCLIERLSRAAGVNPRRVGLSATVGDPDSVGEFLAAGTKRRTIIPRIQSTPIKWRLSMQHFFNNGPQATDTDQSTADSAPKPAVEVSDSTADLLPVDEQPTDTAPVVADPGLAYIFEHTRGRKCLIFSNSREECETVTATLRRYCEARHEPDRFLIHHGNLSYSIRRQAEERMRQSEAALTVCTTSTLELGIDIGRLERAFQIDAPATVSSFLQRMGRTGRRGAPAEMWFVMRENHTEPRALLPETIPWELLQGIAVVQLYLEDRWVEAPHKRRLPYSLLYHQTMATLASGGEMLPPELAARVLTLPPFRNVSQDDFRTLLLHLLEIDHIQRTDRGGLLIGLAGERVVNDYKFYAVFRENEEYTVRCDSEELGTIVKPPPVMSKIAIAGHVWEVEEVDYKHHIVYCHRVGGVVHAYFGEEPGDIDNRVLERMRLLLLQTDSYAYLLPNAVARLADTRRLAARAGLGLRPLVPLGGDMYSLTPWLGSYAFLALERFLRLRCATHLGLSKDFDSFRPYYMRFTMQVPSADFYRILREEIARPLDPMDLLYPNEIPIFDKYDETLPASLTRKGFAYGVLDVDTMKQWIMVLPD, from the coding sequence ATGGACGTCTACGCTCGCTATTCCCCAGCCATTCGCGACTACATCTACCGCAGCGGCTGGGACACGCTCCGCGCCGTACAGTCGGCTGCTGGTGACGTGCTCTTTGGCACCGACGCCCACCTGTTGCTCTGCGCTTCCACCGCCTCCGGTAAGACGGAGGCAGCCCTCTTCCCCATCATCACGCTCATGCAAGAGCAGCCTCCGACCTCCATCGGTTGCCTTTACATCGCGCCGCTCAAGGCCCTCATCAACGACCAATTCTTGCGCCTCAACGACGTCTGTGCCGAATGCAACATCCCGGTCTGGCATTGGCATGGCGACGTCTCCGACCGAGAGAAGAAGCGACTCATGCGCCGCCCATCGGGCATCCTTCAGATTACGCCCGAATCGCTCGAGGCCATGCTTTTCAACCGCCACGCACACGTGGCCTCCCTCTTTGGCGATCTGCGCTTCATCGTCATCGATGAGATCCACGCCTTCCTGCGTGGCGATCGTGGTGGGCAGGCGCTCTGTCTCATCGAGCGACTCTCGCGTGCGGCTGGGGTCAACCCGCGGCGCGTCGGACTGTCGGCCACGGTGGGCGATCCCGATTCAGTCGGGGAGTTCCTTGCCGCAGGCACGAAACGGCGCACCATCATTCCCCGCATACAGAGCACGCCGATCAAGTGGCGCCTATCCATGCAGCACTTCTTCAATAACGGTCCGCAGGCGACCGATACGGATCAGTCGACGGCCGATTCTGCGCCGAAGCCTGCGGTAGAAGTGTCGGACAGCACGGCTGACCTGCTCCCCGTTGACGAACAGCCCACGGACACAGCGCCCGTGGTGGCCGACCCCGGACTGGCCTACATCTTTGAGCATACGCGCGGTCGCAAGTGCCTCATCTTTTCCAACTCCCGCGAGGAGTGTGAGACGGTCACGGCCACACTGCGCCGCTATTGCGAGGCGCGTCACGAGCCCGATCGCTTCCTGATCCACCACGGCAACCTCTCTTATTCCATCCGTCGCCAGGCCGAAGAGCGCATGCGACAATCGGAGGCGGCGCTGACGGTCTGCACCACGTCTACGCTGGAGTTAGGCATTGACATCGGTCGGCTTGAACGCGCTTTCCAGATCGATGCTCCCGCCACCGTTTCTTCCTTCCTCCAGCGCATGGGGCGTACGGGTCGCAGGGGAGCACCAGCCGAAATGTGGTTCGTCATGCGGGAGAATCACACGGAGCCGCGCGCTCTGCTCCCGGAGACGATACCTTGGGAGTTGCTCCAAGGCATTGCTGTGGTGCAGCTCTATCTGGAGGATCGCTGGGTCGAGGCGCCGCACAAACGCCGATTGCCCTACAGTCTGCTCTATCATCAGACGATGGCCACGCTGGCGTCTGGTGGCGAGATGTTGCCGCCCGAGCTGGCTGCGCGTGTCTTGACGCTGCCGCCCTTTCGCAATGTTTCGCAGGACGACTTCCGCACCCTGCTCCTCCACCTGCTCGAGATCGACCACATCCAGCGCACCGACCGCGGTGGACTCCTTATCGGTTTGGCTGGCGAGCGTGTCGTCAACGACTATAAGTTCTACGCCGTCTTTCGTGAGAATGAGGAATACACCGTCCGCTGCGATTCCGAGGAGCTTGGTACCATCGTCAAGCCGCCGCCCGTGATGAGCAAGATTGCCATCGCCGGACACGTCTGGGAGGTGGAGGAGGTGGACTATAAGCACCACATCGTCTATTGCCATCGTGTCGGCGGCGTCGTTCACGCCTACTTTGGCGAGGAACCGGGCGACATCGACAACCGGGTGCTCGAGCGCATGCGCCTCCTGCTTCTCCAGACGGATAGCTACGCTTACCTCCTGCCCAACGCTGTCGCTCGTTTGGCCGACACCCGTCGCTTGGCTGCCCGCGCTGGCCTTGGCCTCCGTCCGCTCGTCCCGCTCGGTGGCGATATGTACAGCCTCACCCCTTGGCTTGGCAGCTACGCCTTCCTGGCTCTCGAGCGCTTCCTCCGCCTGCGTTGTGCCACGCACCTTGGCCTGTCGAAAGACTTCGACTCCTTCCGGCCGTACTACATGCGCTTCACCATGCAAGTCCCCTCGGCGGACTTCTATCGTATCCTGCGCGAAGAGATCGCCCGTCCGCTCGACCCGATGGATCTCCTTTACCCCAACGAGATACCCATCTTCGACAAGTACGACGAGACACTCCCCGCCTCGCTCACCCGCAAAGGCTTTGCCTACGGTGTCCTCGACGTCGACACCATGAAACAGTGGATCATGGTGCTACCTGATTAA
- a CDS encoding ATP-binding protein, whose product MDNKPTKIPRRIAQTVVNSLKGGVVPRVGLPYITVGRRQEIEALLRDVDIVSEGGAAFRFIAGNYGSGKSFLLQTMRNYVMDRNFVVMDADLSPERRLYGNQGQGLATYRELIKNLSIKTQPEGGALANVLDRWISTVQMQTAETAGCSTDSPEFAERVEQQIFAVVRTMHDLVHGFDFARLLSLYYRAFAEGDDELKGKVLNWFRGEYANKSEARADLGVNVAITDDNWYDYLKLFAFFFHSAGYSGLIILVDELVNLYKIPNSIARQYNYEKLLAMYNDALQGKARYIGTLMSGTPQSIADPRRGLYSYEALRSRLQEGKFTREQGVSDLLAPVIKLRPLTAEEMTVLTEKIALIHAGLYEYEPRLTDDDLVAFIRTEYARIGADTHITPREVIRDFIELLDLLFTHADLTLDSLLQSETFNYAKPELEEKDIDAEFAEFTL is encoded by the coding sequence ATGGATAACAAACCGACGAAGATTCCGCGGCGCATAGCGCAGACGGTTGTGAACTCACTCAAGGGAGGCGTGGTGCCTCGCGTGGGACTGCCCTACATCACGGTGGGGCGAAGGCAAGAGATCGAGGCGCTGCTCCGCGATGTAGATATTGTCAGCGAGGGCGGCGCAGCGTTCCGCTTCATCGCGGGGAACTATGGCAGCGGGAAGTCCTTCCTGCTGCAGACGATGCGCAACTATGTGATGGACCGAAATTTTGTGGTGATGGACGCCGACCTCTCGCCTGAGCGACGCCTTTATGGCAATCAGGGACAGGGCTTGGCAACGTATCGCGAACTGATCAAGAACCTCAGCATAAAGACGCAGCCCGAGGGTGGAGCGCTGGCCAATGTGCTTGATCGATGGATCAGCACGGTGCAGATGCAGACGGCTGAAACGGCGGGCTGCAGCACGGATAGCCCGGAGTTTGCGGAGCGTGTAGAGCAACAGATCTTCGCTGTGGTGCGCACGATGCACGACTTGGTGCACGGCTTCGACTTTGCCCGTCTGCTCAGCCTTTACTATCGTGCCTTTGCCGAGGGTGACGACGAGCTGAAGGGGAAGGTGTTGAACTGGTTCCGCGGAGAATACGCCAATAAGTCCGAGGCGCGCGCCGATCTGGGTGTGAACGTGGCCATCACGGACGACAACTGGTACGACTACCTCAAGCTCTTCGCCTTCTTCTTCCACAGCGCGGGTTACAGCGGCCTGATCATCCTCGTGGATGAGCTGGTGAACCTCTACAAGATCCCCAACAGCATAGCCCGCCAGTACAACTACGAGAAGCTGCTGGCTATGTACAACGATGCCCTGCAAGGCAAAGCGCGATACATCGGCACACTGATGAGTGGCACCCCGCAGAGCATCGCTGATCCTCGCCGCGGGCTATACAGCTACGAGGCGCTCCGGTCGCGTCTACAAGAGGGCAAATTCACGCGTGAACAGGGCGTGTCGGATCTCCTTGCGCCCGTCATCAAGCTGCGGCCGCTGACGGCGGAAGAGATGACTGTGCTCACGGAGAAGATCGCCCTCATTCACGCCGGATTGTACGAGTATGAGCCGCGGCTCACGGACGACGATCTCGTGGCCTTCATTCGCACCGAGTACGCCCGCATTGGCGCTGATACGCACATCACGCCCCGTGAAGTGATCCGCGACTTTATCGAGTTGCTCGATTTGCTCTTTACGCATGCCGACTTGACGCTGGACAGTCTTCTACAGTCCGAGACTTTCAACTATGCCAAACCCGAGCTGGAGGAGAAGGACATCGACGCCGAATTTGCCGAGTTTACCCTGTAA